A region from the Mercenaria mercenaria strain notata chromosome 7, MADL_Memer_1, whole genome shotgun sequence genome encodes:
- the LOC123555678 gene encoding complement C1q tumor necrosis factor-related protein 3-like — protein sequence MKSLIIISALVLLILPVQTQSLEERFEKLEDVVDNLVSEMEKLKSDHQIHKRATSGSAVAFSAHVNYDDSLTRGQVIVFDTVQTNIGNAYDNVQGKFTCPVDGVYFFTVTFLSHVNHLLEAFIKHAGTSVAGIYTIGAGSGIDDQSTNSVVVHCTKGQQVWVESENNYLINGERVGFTLFSGFLISADIENEVVG from the exons ATGAAATCGCTTATAATAATTTCAGCTTTGGTTTTGTTAATTTTACCGGTTCAAACCCAAAGCTTAGAAGAAAGGTTTGAAAAGTTAGAGGATGTGGTAGACAACCTAGTCAGCGAAATGGAAAAGTTGAAATCCGATCACCAAATACATAAACGAG CCACGTCCGGGAGTGCCGTAGCATTTTCTGCTCATGTCAACTATGACGACAGTTTGACCAGGGGACAGGTCATTGTTTTTGACACTGTGCAAACTAATATTGGGAACGCCTACGATAACGTCCAAGGCAAATTCACGTGTCCCGTTGACGGAGTGTATTTCTTCACTGTTACCTTCCTGTCGCATGTCAACCATCTTCTCGAAGCTTTTATCAAGCACGCGGGAACCAGTGTTGCTGGGATATATACCATCGGTGCCGGCTCCGGAATCGACGATCAGAGTACTAATTCTGTCGTTGTTCATTGCACCAAGGGTCAACAGGTCTGGGTGGAGAGCGAGAATAATTACTTGATTAATGGAGAGCGTGTCGGGTTTACTTTATTCAGCGGATTTCTCATATCTGCTGATATAGAAAATGAAGTCGTTGGTTAA